The genomic window CGCTGCAGTGGCTATCACCCGAGCAGACGGCGGGGAAGCGCCATCCGTACCTGTTCTCGCAGGGGCAGGCGATCCTCACGCGCACCTGGATCCCCACGCAGGACAGCCCGGGGATCCGGCAGACGTACGCCGCGCGCATCGCCGTCCCCGCGGAGCTGAAGGCGGTGATGAGCGCGGAGATGCTGACGCCGGAGGGCGAGCCCGCCGCGGATGGCCGCCGCGCCTTCCGCTTCAAGCTCGATCACCCTGTCCCGCCGTACCTGATCGCGCTGGCGGTGGGGGACCTCGCCTTCCGGCCGCTGGGCCCGCGCACCGGCGTCTGGACCGAGCCCGCGGTGCTCGAGCGCGCCGCGAGCGAGTTCGCCGAGCTGGAGAAGTTCGTCGACGCGGCCGAGGGACTGTACGGGCCCTACCGCTGGGGCCGCTACGACCTCCTCGTCCTCCCGCCGTCGTTCCCCTTCGGGGGGATGGAGAACCCGCGGCTGACCTTCGCCACGCCCACCGTGCTGGCCGGCGACCGCTCGCTGGTTTCCCTCGTGGCGCACGAGCTGGCGCACTCGTGGTCCGGCAACCTGGTGACCAACGCCACCTGGGCCGACTTCTGGCTGAACGAGGGGTTCACAACGTATTTCGAGTACCGGATCATGGAGGCGCTGTACGGGCCCGAGCGCGCCGCCATGCTCTCCAGCCTGGGGTGGCAGGAGATGCAGCAGGCGGTGCAGGAGGCGGGCGGGCCCACCGCGCCCGACACGCGCCTGCACCTCGACCTCACCGGCCGCGACCCCGACGAGGGGACGACGAACATCGCCTACGAGAAGGGCGCCGCCTTCCTGCGGACGATCGAGCAGGCGGTGGGGCGTGCGCGGTGGGACGCGTACCTGCGCTCGTACTTCGACCGGCACGCGTTCCAGCCGATGACCACGGAGGAATTCCTGGCCGACCTGCGCGCCAACCTGATCCGCGGCGACAGCGCGCTGGAGCGGCGCATCGACCCCGACCGGTGGGCGTTCCAACCGGGGATCCCGACCAACGCCGTGCCGCCGCGCTCCGACG from Longimicrobium sp. includes these protein-coding regions:
- a CDS encoding M1 family metallopeptidase, which gives rise to MAATTDRNHMRSMTFRITAPLAVLAPTLAAACAAAGPAPSPAPASPPVIPVATAEMVPLPRDVHSFARPEVARVTHVDLDLQTDFASKTLSGTASLDVQAAPGAGEIVLDTKSLELQGVTDAAGRPLQWSLGTADSILGRPLTVALPAGTRRIVVRYATTPGAAALQWLSPEQTAGKRHPYLFSQGQAILTRTWIPTQDSPGIRQTYAARIAVPAELKAVMSAEMLTPEGEPAADGRRAFRFKLDHPVPPYLIALAVGDLAFRPLGPRTGVWTEPAVLERAASEFAELEKFVDAAEGLYGPYRWGRYDLLVLPPSFPFGGMENPRLTFATPTVLAGDRSLVSLVAHELAHSWSGNLVTNATWADFWLNEGFTTYFEYRIMEALYGPERAAMLSSLGWQEMQQAVQEAGGPTAPDTRLHLDLTGRDPDEGTTNIAYEKGAAFLRTIEQAVGRARWDAYLRSYFDRHAFQPMTTEEFLADLRANLIRGDSALERRIDPDRWAFQPGIPTNAVPPRSDAFARVEAQARAFAAGTPAARLQTAGWSTQEWQHFLGALPQRMTPAQLAYVDRAFGLSAQGNSEVLFAWLMIAVRHRYEPALPALERFLTTQGRRKFVRPLYAALMEQGEWGRAHALRIYRIARPGYHSVTSGSVDAIVK